The sequence below is a genomic window from Brevibacillus laterosporus.
TTTGTACATGGTAGCGATATCTTCAATTCCTCGTGCTAGCTCAGAAAAGAACTGACTTGAGATATCCGGAATAATCACTCCTACCGTTGTTGTTTTCTTGCTTGCTAGACCGCGTGCTACTGCATTAGGGCGATATCCTAGGCGTTCAATTGCAGTCATAACCTTTTTACGTGTCAATGGTTTGACATTGGGATTGCCGTTAACGACCCTCGATACAGTTGCCATCGATACCCCTGCTTCACGTGCTACATCATATATTGTAATTGGCATATTACGTCCACCTATCTTTTCCAAATTATACCTTTCAGTATTATTTTCATAAATTTATAGCCATATAATACGATATGATACCCATAGTTGCAACCGTTTTCTCGGTCTATATTTTTCCTATTAACGGTATAATTTCGCGTTTTTTGGCTCTTCTATCTCTCAATCTGATATGTCACGATCGAAAATGAAAGAATCTAGTCCATTTATATTGTCTAATTTTAACAGAAGAAAACAATTCATGTGTTTTTATCTTTACGTTATGTATAACAAACATTCCCTAAATTAATCTATCATAAGAGAAAAGCAGACCGCTCTGACGAGAGGCCTGCTAGAATTACACATGGTTCGGTTCTGCTTTTACTTCACGATAGCAAGCTCTGGCTTGTAAAGACCAGAAGCATACAGTTCATCTAGCATTTCATTGAAAGCAGGGATGGTAAGCTGTTGTTTTGCATCGGATAGCGCTACATCTGGATCAGGATGAACCTCTACCATGATACCGTCAGAACCTACTGCTAAGCCAGCTTTCGCTGTTGGAAGCAATAGATCTCGGCGACCAGTCGAATGTGTCACATCTACAAATACTGGCAAATGCGTCTCTTGTTTTAAGATCGGCACAGCAGAGATATCAAGGGTGTTACGTGTCGCTTTTTCGTAAGTACGAATACCGCGTTCGCAAAGCATAACTTGCGTATTTCCTTCTGATAAAATATATTCAGCAGCGTAAATGAACTCTTCGATGGTTGCTGACAATCCACGTTTTAATAAGATAGGGTGGTTTGTGCGACCTGCTGCTTTTAACAGTTCGAAGTTTTGCATGTTACGTGCACCAATTTGAATAACATCTACATATTTAGTAGCTATCTCAAGATCAGAAGGCGTTACGATCTCACTGATCGTCACTAAATTAAATTCATCCCCGATACGTTTAAGAATCTCTAACCCTTCCAATCCAAGTCCTTGGAAGTCATAAGGAGATGTGCGTGGCTTGTATGCTCCACCACGGAGTACACGTAAGCCTTGTTTCACGTGATTTTCAGCTACAGCACGAACTTGATCGTAGCTTTCTACCGAGCATGGTCCAGCGATCAGAACCTTCTCTTTACCACCAAACTCCACACCTTTAATGTTTAGGACAGTATCTTCTAGTTGTTTTTTACGGCTTACTAATAGAATTTTCTTATCCTCATCTTTTTGTAGATCAAGAGATGCACTAAAGATTTGTTTAAATAGATGGCGAATGGCTTCATCACTGAATGGTCCATTGTTATTCTCTACAATTAGATTCAACATGTCACGCTCACGTTCTGGATCAAAACGATTTACGCCCTGCTTGCTCTTCTCTTGGCCTAACTCCTGAACCAAAGAGGCACGCTTGTTGATCAATTCTAATAATTGCAAATTAATTGTATCCAGTTTTTGGCGAATGACCTCAATCTGCTCATTACTCATCTCTACTCCACCCTTCTACTTTTTCCCTTATCGTTTACAAAATACAGTATGGTTATTCATAAGACGTTCTGAGTTACCTGTTATTATAGTAGATGATTAGGCGTTTGACCAGCCCTTTAGTACCAAAAAGCGCGAAAGTAATTGTTAACAGCCATAAATATTTTGAAAAAGGTTAATTTAATAGGGTTTTATTATCTTTAGAAGCTAGTATATGATAGAGAAAATACGTAAATCTTCCATTCCAGATGGGAAGGAGAGTCAATTCATTTGCTAGAACAACATGCAGACAAGCAAAATAACACTCTTTTTGCTTTAGATATCGGTACCCGTAGTGTGGTAGGACTTATTGTAGAACCACTTGAAGACAAATTTCAAATTAAAGATTGTTACATTTTAGAGCATACGGAACGTTCTATGTTGGATGGGCAAATCCATGATGTGCTCGCAGTCGCTGAAGTAATAGAGCGGATCAAACAGCATTTGTCTCAAAAGCATGGCACCTTAAAAGAAGTAGCAGTAGCGGCAGCTGGACGCTCGCTCAAAACAAAGCGAGTTCGCTTCGAGCTCCCTATCTCGCATTTGCCTGTGCTGACCAGGGATGATGTGCTCACCCTAGAATTTTCCGCTGTACAAAAGGCTCAGGCTGAATTAGCTCAAGAGCTAAATGAGACGGATATTACACGCTATTATTGTGTAGGATACAGCGTGGTCAACTACCATTTAGATGAAGAAATCATTGGAAATCTAATCGATCAACGTGGAACGAACGCTTCTGTTGATGTAATTGCCACATTTTTACCCCGTGTCGTTGTAGATTCCTTATTGGCTGCTCTAAAACGTAGTGGTCTAGAGATGAAAGCTCTTACCCTGGAGCCAATCGCTGCCATCCATGTGTTGATCCCTACCACGATGCGCCGATTAAATATTGCACTAGTTGATATCGGTGCAGGGACCTCTGATATTGCATTAACAGAAGACGGAAGCATTACGGCCTATGGCATGGTACCTACGGCTGGAGATGAGATTACAGATGCCCTTATGAATGCATTTTTGCTAGATTTCCCTGTTGCAGAGGAGGTAAAACGCCACCTACATGATCAGGAAACTGTCCAGTTCCATGATATTTTGGGAATTGAGCATGATGTAAGCACAGAACAAGTCATTGCGGCTATTGAATCTGATATCGAGTCCCTTGCAAAACAGATCGCCCATAAAATTTTGGAACTTAATAGTAAGGCCCCACAAGCAGTTATGCTAATTGGAGGCGGAAGCTTAACCCCGACCCTCCCAACAAAAGTAGCGCAACACTTGGGACTGCCCGCTAATCGTGTGGCTGTTAGAGGAGCAGATGCGATCAAGCAATTTGTTGGAGAGCATCCCTTGCTAAATGGTCCAGCATTCGTAACACCTGTTGGAATTGCCCTCGCAGCACATTCACAGCCTATTCGTTATGTGACGGTGACTATTAATGATACGCAGGTAAGACTCTTTGATCTACGTAAAATGACATTAGGCGATGCACTATTAGCTGCTGGTATGGATATTAAGCGTCTACACGGTCGTCCTGGGCTAGCTATGTCAGTCAGTGTAAACGGACGTCTTAAGATCATTCCAGGTGAGCACGGCACCTCTCCGACCATTCTGATCAATGGTCTGTCAGGCTCTCTGGACTCTCTCATTTCAGATGGAGACACTATTAGTGTAGTCTCTGGTATGAATGGTAAAGAGGCAACTGCCGTAGCTCATGATCTTATTGATCCAAGTATGGCACTTACACTCACTATTAATGGTGAGGAATTTGTACAGCTACCTATTGTTTTACATGACAGTTTAATCCTACAAAATGATGCCCTGCTATGTGATCGTATGGACCTAGAGATGCGCCTACCTAAAACCATCGGAGAAGCTATTCAGTCCAGCAAATATGCTTCGCTGATACAAGAAGTAGCCGAAGCTCCCTTGTTTGTGATGACATGTAACAAGCAAACCTATTCCATACCACGTAAAGAGTTACATATTCTTTTAAACGGAAAAAAAGCTTCTTTGTTGGATTCTGTTTATTCACAAGATATCATTCATTGCGAAGTTCATGATCTAGAAACTCCTACTATAGGCGATTTGATAACACCAGATGATATGGTTCAAGAAACTGTGAACGTGTATGTAAATGACCAACTCATATCCTTAGAAACAGGCCACATGGACATACAACTTAATGGAAGCCCAGCTACCATGCAAACCCAACTACAAAATGATGCTGTTGTAACGATACATTCTGTAGTAGGAGAAGCTCCTATGTTAAGTGACATCTTCCGTTATGTAGAGATTCCCGCTCAGCCTATTGGGACAAATCAGTTGCCCAATTTCATCATGAAGGTAAATAATGAAGTAGCTTCCTTTCAAACCCCTTTAGTAAGTGGGGATAGAGTAGAACTGTACTGGGAATAGCATGAAAAAAGACCCCATAGCTGGGGTCTTTCTCTTGTCTGCCTATTTCATAGCTTGCTCGATTGCATCCTTCGTAATCTTCCAATGAGAGGTATGCCACGAGACTGCACCGTTCTCAATTAGAAAGATTTGTGGTGATTCGTGTTTAATCTGAAAATGCTCTGCAATTTCATTAGAGACAGGGCGAGCCTCACGAACGAGTACCACAGCTGCCTCCACATCGCTGTTTGCTTGCAAATACGCATGGAACTGCTCATGAGCAGACGTACTGATCGGACAAACTGTACTGTGTTTAAACAGTAGTAGTTTGCCTTTCTTCTCTAAGAATGCTTGTAGTTCTTCTTGGGATTGCAACTGTTGAAATGCCAAATAAACTCGCTCCCTTCTCAATAACGTAGATGATAATTAATGATAAAGAGAAAGATAGCGAAAGGCAAATTTTTTCCAAGTTACGTTACACTTCTAGTTTGATTTGTGTCAGCTTCCGTTGAATCTCACTTATCCATTGCTGAGCATGAAGTGACTTGGCCAACAAATATAGATCAAGTAATTCATTTACTCTCTCATCAATCTTGTCTTTCAATTCTTCATCTTCGCTCTGTTCCGCTATAATGACGAGTAGATTGGCAAACTCGCTGATTGCTTCAAAGGCAACCTCTTGCTCTTCCGGTTGGTCTCCCAGGTTTCTCATCAGTTGTTTTAGATCATCCTTTACGAGATCGACAACAGACGTGCAAGCACATTCTTCATCTTTGCAGACATGAATTGGCACATTAAGAATTTTCACCCGACTGCGATAGATTACACTGCGCAGCGCGATGTCCATCTCTTTGCCACATTGGCTGCAATATTTCATCTGTACTTCTCCTCTCTCAAACTGCCTTTCCTCCAGATTTATCTGTCTGTTTTTCTAAGTCACCCATTTCGAGTGAGGGATATAATAATCCTGCTGAAGGTATGTTGGTACATGATGGCAGTACTTGTTTAACTTCCAAACGCACAAACGCTTTCCCCATATGTAAAAGCGTATCCTCTACACATTGTAGGGGTTTCCTTTCACTTTTACATGTCATACTTTCTGTAACTAGATGAAAACTTTGGCATCTACCCACTTAATTTGGTAGATAAATGCCAAAGATGCCAGCATACTTATAGCCTACAATTAGTGATAAATAGCGTTTACTTTCTCACATGTAGGGCAAATAGCAATTTTACCCGAATGTCCTATTTCATCCTCTACCCGATAACCGGTAATTTTTTCTGAGGAACAGAACAAGCACTCAGAGTTAAATTCCATATCATATTGCGCTTTCCAAGCAATCGATTTAAAATCTTCTCCCACAAAAATAGTCATATACAAATGTTCCTTGGGTTGTAACGCGTAAATGTCTCGATTCATCATATCCATCCCCTTCCTTTTTGTGAATGTCTTTGTTATCATTCAGCTTTTCCACATTTTCAGAATATAAACATCAGTAAAAATATTTTTACCAAGGTAACTTCGCTTTCCAAATTTTTTTGTGTACAATATGAGCGAAGAGAACGATACTATATGAAACCACGTCGCAAACATACAATACAATTCCATTCGCGCTCAAAAGGGCGAGCACGTACTCATTCATTCACCTCGGTCATCAGCCTGAATTAGTAAAAGCCTTAATTCGCAAGGTATATGAAGCTGAAGCTCACCCACAACTTCAAGATCCTGCCATTCAACGGGAATTGTTACACAAACGAAGAACATCTTGCTGTCATGCGAGAAGCTGAAGTTGCTTTTATGAAAAAATGGATTGTTATATTGCGGAGGTAAAAACATTACAGAACTCCCGATGTTCCAAGCGACAAAATGAGTATGTATTCCCGTCAGTTGCAGCGACCTGTTACAGATATCCGTGTACCTGAAACAAAATGGTAGTTATGCGTTATCCAAACGAATCCATGGCTCATTGTATGAGCAGTTTGAAAGCTTTTACTTTGATGTTTGCAATCTAGACTACAGCAAAGTCCAAAGCAATGGACAACCTTGTAGAGCTTATGAACAAAACAGATAAAGTTCGCTTAACAGCTCCTGGAACAGACTTGTCCTTCTCTATTAAAGACATCCCAGCGATTAAATGCGCAGGCGAGTGTAACATTCCGGATGGTGAAATTTTCACAGCTCCTGTGAGAGACTCTGTAATGGTACCCTTTCCTATAACACGCCATCTCCATACCAAGGCTTTACATTTGAAAATGTGAAGCTGACCTTCAGAGATGGAAAAATCGTTGGGCCACCGCAAATGACACAGAGCGCATTAACAAAATCTTTGACGAAGATGAAGGCGCACGCTCATTGGAGAATTTGCTATTGGGGTGAATCCTTATATCAAAACCCAATGAAAGACA
It includes:
- the aroF gene encoding 3-deoxy-7-phosphoheptulonate synthase encodes the protein MSNEQIEVIRQKLDTINLQLLELINKRASLVQELGQEKSKQGVNRFDPERERDMLNLIVENNNGPFSDEAIRHLFKQIFSASLDLQKDEDKKILLVSRKKQLEDTVLNIKGVEFGGKEKVLIAGPCSVESYDQVRAVAENHVKQGLRVLRGGAYKPRTSPYDFQGLGLEGLEILKRIGDEFNLVTISEIVTPSDLEIATKYVDVIQIGARNMQNFELLKAAGRTNHPILLKRGLSATIEEFIYAAEYILSEGNTQVMLCERGIRTYEKATRNTLDISAVPILKQETHLPVFVDVTHSTGRRDLLLPTAKAGLAVGSDGIMVEVHPDPDVALSDAKQQLTIPAFNEMLDELYASGLYKPELAIVK
- a CDS encoding cell division protein FtsA translates to MLEQHADKQNNTLFALDIGTRSVVGLIVEPLEDKFQIKDCYILEHTERSMLDGQIHDVLAVAEVIERIKQHLSQKHGTLKEVAVAAAGRSLKTKRVRFELPISHLPVLTRDDVLTLEFSAVQKAQAELAQELNETDITRYYCVGYSVVNYHLDEEIIGNLIDQRGTNASVDVIATFLPRVVVDSLLAALKRSGLEMKALTLEPIAAIHVLIPTTMRRLNIALVDIGAGTSDIALTEDGSITAYGMVPTAGDEITDALMNAFLLDFPVAEEVKRHLHDQETVQFHDILGIEHDVSTEQVIAAIESDIESLAKQIAHKILELNSKAPQAVMLIGGGSLTPTLPTKVAQHLGLPANRVAVRGADAIKQFVGEHPLLNGPAFVTPVGIALAAHSQPIRYVTVTINDTQVRLFDLRKMTLGDALLAAGMDIKRLHGRPGLAMSVSVNGRLKIIPGEHGTSPTILINGLSGSLDSLISDGDTISVVSGMNGKEATAVAHDLIDPSMALTLTINGEEFVQLPIVLHDSLILQNDALLCDRMDLEMRLPKTIGEAIQSSKYASLIQEVAEAPLFVMTCNKQTYSIPRKELHILLNGKKASLLDSVYSQDIIHCEVHDLETPTIGDLITPDDMVQETVNVYVNDQLISLETGHMDIQLNGSPATMQTQLQNDAVVTIHSVVGEAPMLSDIFRYVEIPAQPIGTNQLPNFIMKVNNEVASFQTPLVSGDRVELYWE
- the ytxJ gene encoding bacillithiol system redox-active protein YtxJ, translated to MAFQQLQSQEELQAFLEKKGKLLLFKHSTVCPISTSAHEQFHAYLQANSDVEAAVVLVREARPVSNEIAEHFQIKHESPQIFLIENGAVSWHTSHWKITKDAIEQAMK